One genomic window of Kaistia geumhonensis includes the following:
- the xth gene encoding exodeoxyribonuclease III has translation MKIATWNINGVRARIENAVAWVREAQPDIVGLQEIKTVDEGFPAAAFEDLGYNVAVHGQKGFNGVALLSKLPFDEVNRGLPGDSTDEQARFIEGVFSVPSGALRVVSLYLPNGNPIGTEKFAYKLAWMERLRRWAAERLLTEEPLVMGGDYNVIPEPRDAKDPSLWTGDALFQPESRQALRAIENLGFTEALRATTDEGGLYTFWDYQAGAWQKNNGIRIDYLLLSPRAADRLVSVGIDKHVRAWEKPSDHVPVFVELAL, from the coding sequence ATGAAGATCGCGACCTGGAATATCAACGGCGTCAGAGCCCGGATCGAGAATGCCGTCGCCTGGGTGCGCGAGGCGCAGCCGGACATCGTCGGCCTGCAGGAAATCAAGACCGTCGACGAGGGCTTCCCCGCCGCGGCCTTCGAGGATCTCGGCTACAATGTCGCCGTGCACGGCCAGAAGGGCTTCAACGGCGTCGCTCTGCTCTCGAAGCTGCCCTTCGACGAGGTCAATCGCGGCCTGCCGGGCGATTCGACGGATGAGCAGGCGCGCTTCATCGAGGGCGTCTTCTCCGTGCCGTCCGGTGCGCTGCGCGTCGTCTCGCTCTATCTGCCCAACGGCAATCCGATCGGCACCGAGAAATTCGCCTACAAGCTCGCCTGGATGGAGCGGCTGCGGCGCTGGGCGGCGGAGCGTCTTCTGACCGAGGAGCCGCTGGTCATGGGCGGCGATTACAACGTCATTCCCGAGCCGCGCGACGCCAAGGACCCGTCGCTGTGGACCGGCGACGCCCTCTTCCAGCCGGAGAGCCGCCAGGCGCTGCGCGCCATCGAGAATCTCGGCTTCACGGAGGCGCTGCGCGCCACCACCGACGAGGGAGGCCTCTACACCTTCTGGGATTATCAGGCCGGCGCCTGGCAGAAGAACAACGGCATCCGCATCGACTATCTGCTCCTGTCGCCACGAGCCGCCGACCGCCTCGTCTCGGTCGGCATCGACAAGCATGTGCGCGCCTGGGAGAAGCCGTCCGACCATGTCCCGGTCTTCGTGGAACTCGCGCTGTGA
- the lepB gene encoding signal peptidase I has protein sequence MSVAGDRYGSERGGFGETVKIIVQALILALIVRTFLFQPFTIPSGSMKDTLLVGDYLFVSKYAYGYSRYSLPFSPDIFSGRIWAEPPTRGDVAVFKLPRDPSVDYIKRVIGLPGDKIQMIDGVLQINGTPVPKVKIDDYVTTDEFGETRVARYRETLPNGVSYEVLDLDPHSFSDNTPVFEVPAGHYFMMGDNRDNSTDSRVLGAVGYVPFENFVGRAEIVFFSVKEGEPAWQFWRWPWTVRFDRIFKLI, from the coding sequence ATGAGCGTGGCCGGCGACAGATATGGATCGGAGCGCGGCGGCTTCGGCGAGACCGTCAAGATCATCGTCCAGGCGCTGATCCTTGCCCTCATCGTCCGGACCTTCCTCTTCCAGCCCTTCACCATCCCCTCGGGCTCGATGAAGGACACGCTGCTGGTCGGCGACTATCTGTTCGTCTCGAAATACGCCTATGGCTACAGCCGTTATTCGCTGCCCTTCTCTCCCGACATCTTCTCCGGGCGTATCTGGGCCGAGCCGCCGACACGCGGCGACGTCGCCGTGTTCAAGCTGCCGCGCGATCCCTCCGTCGACTATATCAAGCGCGTGATCGGCCTGCCCGGCGACAAGATCCAGATGATCGACGGCGTGCTGCAGATCAACGGCACCCCGGTGCCCAAGGTCAAGATCGACGACTATGTGACGACCGACGAATTCGGCGAGACCCGCGTCGCGCGCTATCGCGAGACGCTGCCGAACGGCGTCAGCTACGAGGTGCTCGACCTCGACCCGCACAGCTTCTCCGACAACACGCCCGTGTTCGAGGTTCCAGCCGGCCATTACTTCATGATGGGCGACAATCGCGACAACTCGACCGACAGCCGCGTGCTCGGCGCGGTCGGCTATGTCCCCTTCGAGAATTTCGTCGGCCGGGCCGAGATCGTCTTCTTCTCGGTCAAGGAAGGCGAGCCGGCCTGGCAGTTCTGGCGCTGGCCGTGGACGGTCCGCTTCGACCGCATCTTCAAGCTCATCTGA
- the era gene encoding GTPase Era, protein MRCGFVALIGAPNAGKSTLLNQLVGAKISIVTHKVQTTRAIMRGIAMEGASQIIFVDTPGIFRPKRRLDRAMVDTAWGGAKDADMVALLVDAERGLTGETAEILAKFAEVRQPKLLVINKIDTVRRDTLLEIAAEANAKVGFERTFMISALTGDGCADLLAYLADAVPAGPWLYPDDQISDLPLRALAAEITREKLFLRLHDELPYASTVETEAWKDQADGSARIEQTIYVERESQKKIVIGRRGETIKAISMAARQEIQEMAERPVHLFLFVKVRENWGDDPERYREMGIEFPRG, encoded by the coding sequence ATGCGCTGCGGCTTCGTCGCCCTGATCGGCGCGCCGAACGCGGGCAAGTCGACCCTGCTCAACCAGCTCGTCGGCGCCAAGATCTCGATCGTCACGCACAAGGTTCAGACGACGCGGGCGATCATGCGCGGCATCGCCATGGAGGGCGCGTCGCAGATCATCTTCGTCGATACCCCCGGCATCTTCCGCCCCAAGCGCCGGCTCGACCGCGCGATGGTCGACACCGCCTGGGGCGGCGCCAAGGACGCCGACATGGTCGCGCTGCTGGTCGACGCCGAGCGTGGACTCACGGGCGAAACGGCGGAGATCCTCGCGAAATTCGCTGAAGTGCGGCAGCCGAAGCTCCTCGTCATCAACAAGATCGACACCGTGCGCCGCGACACGCTGCTCGAGATCGCCGCGGAGGCCAATGCGAAGGTCGGCTTCGAGCGCACCTTCATGATCTCGGCGCTGACCGGCGACGGCTGCGCCGATCTGCTCGCCTATCTCGCCGACGCGGTCCCGGCCGGGCCGTGGCTCTATCCCGACGACCAGATCTCCGACCTGCCGCTGCGCGCGCTCGCCGCCGAGATCACGCGCGAAAAGCTGTTCCTGCGCCTCCATGACGAACTGCCCTATGCCTCCACGGTCGAGACCGAGGCGTGGAAGGACCAGGCCGACGGATCGGCGCGCATCGAGCAGACGATCTATGTCGAGCGCGAGAGCCAGAAAAAGATCGTGATCGGCCGTCGCGGCGAGACGATCAAGGCGATCTCGATGGCGGCGCGGCAGGAGATCCAGGAGATGGCCGAGCGCCCGGTCCATCTCTTCCTCTTCGTCAAGGTCCGCGAGAACTGGGGCGACGACCCCGAGCGCTACCGCGAAATGGGCATCGAGTTCCCGCGCGGGTGA
- the acpS gene encoding holo-ACP synthase, with amino-acid sequence MIIGLGSDLIDIRRIEQTIERFGDRFIDRVFTEVEKAKSERRKERAASYAKRFAAKEACSKALGTGLSHGVFWRDMGVVNLPSGAPTMRLTGGAAEHLARILPEGHRAAIHLTITDEYPMAQAFVVIEALPIVP; translated from the coding sequence ATGATCATCGGCCTCGGCAGCGACTTGATCGACATCCGCCGCATCGAGCAGACGATCGAGCGCTTCGGCGACCGCTTCATCGACCGTGTGTTCACGGAGGTCGAGAAGGCCAAGTCGGAGCGGCGCAAGGAGCGCGCCGCCTCCTATGCCAAGCGTTTCGCCGCCAAGGAGGCCTGTTCCAAGGCGCTCGGCACCGGACTCAGCCATGGCGTCTTCTGGCGAGACATGGGCGTCGTCAACCTGCCGAGCGGCGCGCCGACCATGCGCCTCACCGGCGGCGCCGCCGAGCATCTGGCGCGGATTCTGCCCGAAGGGCACCGCGCCGCCATCCACCTCACCATCACCGACGAATACCCGATGGCGCAGGCCTTCGTCGTCATCGAGGCACTGCCGATCGTTCCCTGA
- a CDS encoding DUF2062 domain-containing protein — protein MLFRRRHPLRLHQKLHHFMWPKRGWGRALRYYGKRLLRLSGTPHSIAAGFAAGVALAMTPFIGFHYLLCFVAAFLVRGNVLAAVLGTTIGNPLTFPFIWFLTFETGNAVLGLFGRAGHAKTAEELAHRLLTDSFHNIWPVFEPMLIGSIPIAIVAGGISYVAVYYAAEAFQSSRRERFAIRRRELHGSRP, from the coding sequence ATGCTGTTCCGCCGCCGCCATCCCCTGCGCCTTCACCAGAAGCTGCATCATTTCATGTGGCCGAAGCGCGGCTGGGGACGGGCGCTGCGCTATTACGGCAAGCGGCTCCTGAGGCTCTCGGGGACGCCGCATTCGATCGCCGCCGGCTTCGCGGCCGGCGTCGCGCTCGCCATGACGCCGTTCATCGGCTTCCATTATCTCCTCTGCTTCGTCGCCGCTTTCCTGGTGCGCGGCAATGTCCTCGCCGCGGTGCTCGGTACGACGATCGGCAACCCGCTGACCTTTCCGTTCATCTGGTTCCTGACCTTTGAGACGGGCAACGCCGTGCTCGGCCTCTTTGGCCGCGCCGGCCACGCCAAGACCGCCGAGGAACTCGCGCACCGGCTGCTGACGGATTCCTTCCACAATATCTGGCCGGTGTTCGAGCCGATGCTGATCGGATCGATCCCGATTGCCATCGTCGCCGGCGGCATTTCCTATGTGGCCGTCTATTATGCGGCCGAAGCCTTCCAGTCGTCGCGGCGCGAGCGCTTCGCCATCCGCCGCCGCGAACTGCATGGCAGCCGGCCTTAG
- a CDS encoding AMP nucleosidase, translating to MTRDLPRETSLFDLPEPIPTEAFTDAGRAVARLVDIYDAHTKHLRDRFFDLLHGRPPKGRVRATYPQIAISTSSYAKIDSRLAYGHVSGPGDYATTITQPELFRSYLTDQIRLLLRNHGVPVVVGPSSLPIPLHFAFPGGVHVEGELAEKIERPLRDMFDVPDLAVTDDAIVNGTYEPTPGTPLPLAPFTAPRIDYSLFRLAHYTATSAEHFQNFVLFTNYQFYIDEFCSRARRLMAEGGGGYSAFVEPGNLVTPAGHAEPVSGRAPPRLPQMPAYHLKFGASSGITMVNIGVGPSNAKTITDHIAVLRPHAWLMLGHCAGLRNSQALGDYVLAHGYVREDHVLDADLPSWIPIPPLAEVQVALEEAVEEVTGLEGYDLKRIMRTGTVATIDNRNWELRDHREPVQRFSQSRAIALDMESATIAANGFRFRVPYGTLLCVSDKPLHGELKLPGMASEFYRTQVGQHLEIGIRALEKLREMAPERLHSRKLRSFTEPAFQ from the coding sequence ATGACACGAGACCTGCCGCGCGAGACGAGCCTCTTCGATCTGCCGGAGCCGATCCCGACCGAAGCCTTCACCGATGCCGGCCGCGCGGTCGCCCGTCTCGTCGACATCTACGACGCGCATACCAAGCATCTGCGCGACCGCTTCTTTGATCTGCTGCATGGCCGTCCGCCCAAGGGCCGGGTGCGCGCCACCTATCCGCAGATCGCGATCAGCACCTCGAGCTACGCCAAGATCGACTCGCGACTCGCCTATGGCCATGTCTCGGGGCCGGGCGACTATGCGACGACGATCACGCAGCCGGAGTTGTTCCGCTCCTATCTCACCGACCAGATCCGCCTCCTGCTGCGCAATCACGGAGTCCCGGTCGTGGTCGGGCCGTCCAGCCTGCCGATCCCGCTGCATTTCGCCTTTCCCGGCGGCGTCCATGTCGAAGGCGAGCTCGCGGAGAAGATCGAGCGGCCGCTGCGCGACATGTTCGACGTGCCCGACCTCGCGGTGACGGACGACGCCATCGTCAACGGCACCTACGAGCCGACGCCCGGCACGCCGCTGCCGCTCGCACCCTTCACGGCGCCGCGCATCGACTATTCGCTGTTCCGCCTCGCGCACTACACCGCGACGAGCGCCGAGCACTTCCAGAATTTCGTGCTCTTCACCAACTACCAGTTCTACATCGACGAGTTCTGTTCCCGCGCGCGGCGGCTGATGGCCGAAGGCGGCGGCGGCTATTCGGCCTTCGTCGAGCCCGGCAATCTCGTCACCCCGGCCGGCCATGCCGAGCCCGTCTCGGGACGCGCGCCGCCGCGCCTGCCGCAAATGCCGGCCTATCACCTGAAGTTCGGCGCCAGCTCCGGCATCACCATGGTCAATATCGGCGTCGGCCCGTCCAACGCCAAGACGATCACCGACCACATCGCGGTGCTTCGGCCGCATGCCTGGCTGATGCTCGGCCACTGCGCCGGGCTCAGGAACAGCCAGGCGCTGGGAGACTATGTGCTCGCCCACGGCTATGTGCGCGAGGACCATGTGCTCGACGCCGACCTGCCGAGCTGGATTCCGATCCCGCCGCTCGCCGAGGTGCAGGTTGCGCTGGAGGAGGCGGTCGAGGAGGTGACGGGGCTCGAGGGCTACGACCTGAAGCGCATCATGCGCACGGGGACGGTCGCGACCATCGACAATCGCAACTGGGAACTGCGCGACCATCGCGAGCCGGTGCAGCGCTTCTCGCAGTCGCGCGCCATCGCGCTCGACATGGAATCGGCCACCATCGCCGCCAACGGCTTCCGCTTCCGCGTTCCTTACGGCACGTTGCTCTGCGTCTCCGACAAGCCGCTGCATGGCGAGCTGAAGCTGCCCGGCATGGCGTCGGAATTCTACCGCACCCAGGTCGGACAGCATCTCGAGATCGGCATCCGCGCGCTGGAGAAGCTGCGCGAGATGGCGCCGGAGCGGCTCCATTCGCGCAAGCTGCGCTCGTTCACCGAGCCGGCCTTCCAGTAA
- a CDS encoding MFS transporter, with protein MDAQTNRPARAQARAPEPDRPEPLLTGRARRIAVLVVLTAFFMDILDGTIVNVAIPSIQHGIGADYASIQWIVAGYALTFALFLIPGGRLGDIYGYKTMFLIGMAGFTVASALCGFSTTGTGLVAARLFQGAMAAIMVPQIMSMIQILYVDPKERAHISAYYGGIAGLASVLGPILGALLVASSLFGLGWRMIFLVNVPVGIIAMIVAWFTLPAARSPHPLKLDIAGTILALLAMSLLTFPLIQGREQGWPLWGFAMIALSLPAFVLFAWSQRRRDRIDGSPLVVPRLFHYRSFTVGILIAGSFFGIVGGFFLTQTLYMQLGLGFSVLEAGLTGIPFSLGVAVAAGASGPLLVPRFGRLVLTTGCFVLAASIGALGLTADLLGHAMTPWDMIPTLIVGGIGMGLIVSPVFNFVLVDVPVRHAGSASGVVSAVGQVGTAMGIALTGVVFFGRLAITNQDFVSAFVWSTGFGAAALVLVGFLTFFLPRYARPRDDVFPGH; from the coding sequence TTGGACGCCCAGACGAACCGGCCAGCCCGAGCCCAAGCCCGAGCCCCGGAACCGGATCGCCCGGAGCCGCTGCTGACCGGCCGTGCCCGCCGCATCGCCGTTCTCGTCGTGCTCACCGCGTTCTTCATGGACATCCTCGACGGCACGATCGTCAATGTCGCGATTCCGTCGATCCAGCACGGCATCGGCGCCGACTATGCGTCGATCCAGTGGATCGTCGCCGGCTATGCCCTGACCTTCGCGCTGTTCCTGATCCCGGGCGGCAGGCTCGGCGACATCTACGGCTACAAGACCATGTTCCTGATCGGCATGGCGGGGTTCACGGTCGCCTCGGCGCTGTGCGGCTTCTCGACGACGGGAACCGGGCTGGTGGCCGCGCGGCTCTTCCAGGGCGCGATGGCGGCGATCATGGTCCCGCAGATCATGTCCATGATCCAGATCCTCTATGTCGATCCGAAGGAGCGGGCGCATATCTCGGCCTATTACGGCGGCATCGCCGGGCTGGCGAGCGTGCTCGGGCCGATCCTCGGCGCGCTGCTGGTGGCGAGCAGCCTGTTCGGGCTCGGCTGGCGCATGATCTTCCTCGTGAATGTCCCGGTCGGTATCATCGCGATGATCGTCGCCTGGTTCACGCTGCCGGCCGCGCGTTCGCCACATCCCTTGAAGCTGGACATCGCCGGAACGATCCTGGCGCTGCTCGCCATGAGCCTCCTGACCTTCCCGCTGATCCAGGGCCGCGAGCAGGGCTGGCCGCTCTGGGGCTTCGCGATGATCGCGCTCTCGCTGCCGGCCTTCGTTCTCTTCGCCTGGAGCCAGCGGCGGCGCGACCGGATCGACGGCTCGCCGCTCGTCGTTCCGCGTCTCTTCCACTACCGCTCCTTCACGGTCGGAATCCTGATCGCCGGCAGCTTCTTCGGGATCGTTGGCGGCTTCTTCCTGACGCAAACGCTCTACATGCAGCTCGGCCTCGGCTTCTCCGTGCTCGAGGCGGGCCTCACCGGCATTCCCTTCTCGCTCGGCGTCGCTGTCGCGGCCGGCGCCTCCGGACCGCTGCTCGTGCCACGCTTCGGCCGGCTGGTGCTGACGACCGGCTGCTTCGTGCTCGCGGCGTCGATCGGCGCGCTCGGCCTCACGGCCGACCTGCTCGGCCACGCCATGACGCCCTGGGACATGATCCCCACGCTCATCGTCGGCGGCATCGGCATGGGCCTGATCGTGTCGCCGGTTTTCAATTTCGTGCTCGTCGACGTGCCGGTCCGCCATGCCGGCTCCGCCTCCGGCGTCGTCAGCGCCGTCGGCCAGGTCGGCACGGCGATGGGCATCGCTCTCACCGGCGTCGTCTTCTTCGGGCGGCTCGCCATCACCAACCAGGATTTCGTCAGCGCCTTCGTCTGGTCGACGGGTTTCGGCGCCGCGGCCCTCGTCCTTGTCGGGTTCCTCACCTTCTTCCTGCCGCGATACGCCCGCCCGCGCGACGACGTCTTCCCCGGCCACTGA
- a CDS encoding pyridoxine 5'-phosphate synthase → MAFEPLRLGVNIDHVATVRNARGGIHPDPIRAALVAAEAGADGITAHLREDRRHIRDDDIARLKAAIPIPLNFEMAATSEMVAIALRHRPHAACIVPERREERTTEGGLDAAGQMAMLRPIVGELSAAGIRVSLFIAPDPRQLDAAAALGAPVVELHTGTYCEAYEESAEAFAAESRRIAEAARHGAALGLEIHAGHGLSYETVGPVAALPMVRELNIGHFLIGEAIFRGLDGAIREMRRAMEAARAAAEARA, encoded by the coding sequence ATGGCCTTCGAGCCGCTCCGCCTCGGCGTCAACATCGACCACGTCGCCACCGTCCGCAACGCGCGCGGCGGCATCCATCCCGACCCCATCCGCGCGGCTTTGGTCGCGGCGGAAGCGGGGGCGGACGGCATCACGGCGCATCTGCGTGAAGATCGCCGTCATATCCGCGACGACGATATCGCGCGGCTGAAGGCGGCGATCCCGATTCCGCTCAATTTCGAGATGGCCGCGACGTCCGAGATGGTGGCGATCGCGCTGCGACACCGCCCGCATGCCGCCTGCATCGTTCCCGAGCGGCGCGAGGAGCGGACGACGGAGGGCGGTCTCGACGCCGCCGGCCAGATGGCGATGCTGCGCCCGATCGTCGGCGAACTCTCCGCAGCCGGCATCCGCGTCTCGCTGTTCATCGCCCCCGATCCGCGCCAGCTCGATGCGGCGGCGGCGCTCGGCGCGCCGGTGGTCGAGCTGCATACCGGTACCTATTGCGAGGCCTACGAGGAAAGCGCCGAAGCCTTCGCCGCCGAGAGCCGGCGGATCGCCGAGGCGGCCCGCCATGGCGCGGCGCTCGGCCTCGAGATCCATGCCGGCCACGGCCTTTCCTATGAAACGGTCGGCCCGGTGGCGGCTCTGCCGATGGTGCGCGAGCTCAATATCGGCCATTTCCTGATCGGCGAGGCGATCTTCCGCGGTCTCGACGGCGCGATCCGCGAGATGCGCCGGGCCATGGAAGCTGCGCGTGCCGCGGCGGAGGCGCGCGCATGA
- a CDS encoding helix-turn-helix domain-containing protein, giving the protein MTNELIVLPSDPADAEDFDVTAEALDRAQRARLIRMTRTKLGLSQAGFAERFRVPVGTLRDWEQARVTPPDFAIAYVRVIAKHPDMVAKAVA; this is encoded by the coding sequence GTGACGAACGAGCTTATCGTGCTGCCCTCTGATCCGGCTGACGCCGAGGATTTCGACGTGACGGCCGAGGCGCTGGATCGTGCCCAGCGCGCCCGCCTCATCCGGATGACACGAACGAAACTCGGCTTGTCCCAGGCCGGATTCGCGGAGAGGTTTCGGGTTCCGGTCGGGACGCTGCGCGACTGGGAACAGGCGAGGGTCACGCCCCCCGATTTCGCGATCGCCTATGTCCGCGTGATCGCCAAGCATCCTGACATGGTCGCGAAGGCGGTCGCCTAG
- the rnc gene encoding ribonuclease III, which yields MPQGLAPLEEILAHHFADATLLERALTHASAVADANGAHSESYQRLEFLGDRVLALVIADMLLEAFPDAEEGELARRLTALVRNESCAEVAIETGLGNWIRLGGSELQSGGRRKVAILGDVCEAVIGALFLDGGLPTAQRFVTAHWRGRMENWSGPQRDAKTTLQEWVQGRGLAAPTYAIVERSGPDHAPNFRVAVAVENMPAVIGAGRSKREAEQKAATAMLIAEGVWRPETHGG from the coding sequence ATGCCACAGGGACTGGCGCCGCTCGAGGAGATCCTGGCGCATCATTTCGCCGATGCGACGCTGCTGGAACGCGCGCTGACGCATGCGAGCGCGGTGGCCGACGCCAACGGCGCGCATTCGGAAAGCTATCAGCGGCTGGAATTCCTCGGCGACCGCGTGCTCGCGCTCGTCATCGCCGACATGCTGCTCGAAGCCTTTCCCGACGCGGAAGAAGGCGAACTGGCGCGGCGGCTGACGGCCCTCGTGCGCAACGAGAGCTGCGCGGAAGTCGCGATCGAGACCGGGCTCGGCAACTGGATCCGCCTCGGCGGCAGCGAGTTGCAGTCGGGCGGCCGCCGCAAGGTGGCGATCCTCGGCGATGTCTGCGAGGCGGTGATCGGGGCGCTGTTCCTCGATGGCGGCCTGCCCACGGCGCAGCGATTCGTGACGGCGCATTGGCGCGGCCGCATGGAGAACTGGAGCGGTCCGCAGCGCGACGCCAAGACGACATTGCAGGAATGGGTGCAGGGCCGTGGCCTCGCTGCCCCGACCTATGCGATCGTGGAGCGATCGGGGCCCGACCATGCGCCGAATTTCCGCGTCGCGGTCGCCGTCGAGAACATGCCGGCCGTCATCGGCGCCGGGCGCTCCAAGCGCGAAGCCGAACAGAAGGCGGCGACGGCCATGCTGATCGCCGAAGGGGTCTGGAGGCCCGAAACCCATGGCGGATGA
- the pyrE gene encoding orotate phosphoribosyltransferase → MQQNEVIDVFRACGALLEGHFILSSGLHSPVFLQKARVFMYPERTEQLCKALAAKVRASGLDFDIVVSPALGGLIPGYETARHLGVPALWVEREGGVFRLRRFELPEKARVLVVEDIISTGLSSRETIEAIRALGGEVVAVACLIDRSAGEADVGVPLVALAEYKVPAYPADALPPELQGIPAVKPGSRNLS, encoded by the coding sequence ATGCAGCAAAACGAGGTCATCGACGTCTTCCGCGCCTGCGGCGCGCTGCTCGAAGGCCATTTCATCCTGTCCTCGGGCCTGCACAGCCCCGTCTTCCTGCAGAAGGCGCGAGTGTTCATGTATCCCGAGCGCACCGAGCAGCTCTGCAAGGCGCTGGCGGCGAAGGTGCGCGCGAGCGGGCTCGACTTCGACATTGTGGTGTCGCCGGCGCTGGGCGGGCTCATCCCAGGCTACGAGACCGCGCGGCATCTCGGCGTACCTGCGCTCTGGGTGGAGAGGGAAGGCGGCGTCTTCCGCCTCCGCCGTTTCGAACTGCCCGAGAAGGCCCGCGTGCTCGTCGTCGAGGACATCATCTCGACCGGCCTTTCCAGCCGCGAGACCATCGAGGCCATCCGCGCGCTCGGCGGCGAGGTGGTCGCGGTCGCCTGCCTGATCGACCGTTCGGCCGGCGAGGCGGATGTCGGGGTTCCGCTGGTGGCGCTGGCCGAGTATAAGGTCCCGGCCTATCCGGCCGACGCGCTCCCGCCGGAGCTGCAGGGCATTCCGGCCGTCAAGCCGGGCAGCCGCAATCTCTCCTGA
- a CDS encoding TfoX/Sxy family protein: protein MRGIGPKSAIWLGEVGIATEAELRTIGAIGAYRRLKHRDPRGVTLNMLWGLHSALEDIPWTAIDRETKDRLLAELAETPS, encoded by the coding sequence ATGCGCGGCATCGGGCCGAAATCGGCGATCTGGCTCGGGGAGGTCGGGATCGCCACCGAAGCCGAGCTGCGCACGATCGGCGCGATCGGCGCCTATCGCCGTCTCAAGCACCGCGACCCGCGCGGCGTAACCCTCAACATGCTCTGGGGCCTGCACTCGGCGCTCGAGGACATCCCCTGGACGGCGATCGACCGGGAGACGAAGGACAGGCTTCTGGCGGAACTTGCAGAAACGCCGTCCTAG
- a CDS encoding GFA family protein codes for MSEPITGGCLCGRIHYRIDKPPRLVCHCHCRLCQLAGGALFITWATFDAPAFHLTAGNPATHESSALGRRHFCADCGTPLMMTMIDDDERIDVTLASLDEPDAFSVQHNIWVGSRRAAAKGFDAELPSHYDEPEG; via the coding sequence GTGAGCGAGCCGATCACCGGGGGCTGCCTCTGCGGGCGCATCCATTACCGGATCGACAAGCCCCCGCGCCTCGTCTGCCACTGCCATTGCCGGCTCTGCCAGCTCGCGGGCGGCGCGCTGTTCATCACCTGGGCGACCTTCGACGCGCCGGCCTTCCACCTGACGGCCGGAAATCCCGCGACGCACGAATCCTCCGCGCTCGGCCGCCGCCATTTCTGCGCCGATTGCGGCACGCCGCTCATGATGACCATGATCGACGACGACGAGCGGATCGACGTCACGCTCGCCTCGCTCGACGAGCCGGATGCCTTCTCGGTGCAGCACAATATCTGGGTCGGCAGCCGCCGCGCCGCCGCGAAAGGCTTCGACGCAGAGCTGCCGTCGCATTATGACGAGCCCGAAGGCTGA
- a CDS encoding BrnT family toxin: MSFDPVKDAANRAKHGVSLTFGDRLFEDDNRLIIPSIREIDGEERFKVVGMVAGKQFTGVFVWRDGHARFISVRRSNSGDERAYRAAL, from the coding sequence TTGAGCTTCGACCCCGTCAAGGACGCAGCCAATCGCGCGAAGCATGGTGTGTCGCTGACGTTTGGCGATCGGCTCTTCGAGGATGACAACCGTCTGATCATCCCCTCCATCCGTGAGATCGACGGTGAGGAGCGGTTCAAGGTGGTCGGAATGGTTGCAGGAAAGCAGTTCACCGGCGTCTTTGTCTGGCGTGACGGGCATGCCCGTTTCATATCGGTGAGAAGGAGCAATAGCGGTGACGAACGAGCTTATCGTGCTGCCCTCTGA
- a CDS encoding OsmC family protein produces the protein MPTRISDAEWQGDLKAGKGTVKLGSGAYEGQYNFSSRFESGVGTNPEELIAAAHAACFSMALSAGLSGAGHTVESVKTTAKVKVDPVAGGFEITSIQLVTEAKIPGIDKAEFDTIAAATKEGCPVSKALKAVPISLDAKLV, from the coding sequence ATGCCCACACGTATTTCCGACGCCGAATGGCAGGGCGATCTCAAGGCCGGCAAGGGCACTGTCAAGCTCGGCAGCGGCGCCTATGAGGGCCAGTACAATTTCTCCTCGCGCTTCGAGAGCGGCGTCGGGACGAATCCCGAGGAGCTGATCGCCGCTGCCCATGCGGCCTGCTTCTCGATGGCGCTGTCCGCCGGCCTCTCCGGCGCCGGCCACACGGTCGAGAGCGTGAAGACGACCGCCAAGGTGAAGGTCGATCCGGTCGCCGGCGGCTTCGAGATCACCTCGATCCAGCTCGTCACGGAAGCGAAGATCCCCGGCATCGACAAGGCCGAGTTCGACACGATCGCTGCGGCCACCAAGGAAGGCTGCCCGGTCTCCAAGGCGCTGAAGGCCGTGCCGATCTCGCTTGACGCCAAGCTCGTCTGA